One window from the genome of Candidatus Palauibacter australiensis encodes:
- the sppA gene encoding signal peptide peptidase SppA, which yields MTYDKRNTVIALLALLGIFGVGAILSIWWTVGNTSFLAGGRVAVVPLRGVITDEAAFTKTLDGFREDPGVRAFVIEIESPGGTVGASQSIFEAIRALRDDDDRPVLAWMGDVGASGGYYAAVGADSVFALPGTMTGSIGVIMEFPNAEELFRKVGVDWEVVASAEHKDLGGYGRALSPEDREILEELVSDVHEQFVEVVSDNRDLDRETVRRLADGRVFTGRQANELGLVDGLMTLPETIELAGRMAGLGADPTVVRPREPTLNLFDLIGGLSLGDARTWIGSLAPLRPSAPRLLFELR from the coding sequence GTGACCTACGACAAGCGAAACACGGTGATCGCCCTCCTGGCGCTGCTCGGGATCTTCGGCGTGGGCGCGATCCTCTCCATCTGGTGGACGGTGGGGAATACGTCGTTTCTCGCCGGGGGGCGCGTCGCGGTCGTTCCGCTGCGCGGCGTGATCACGGACGAAGCCGCCTTCACGAAGACGCTCGACGGCTTTCGAGAGGACCCCGGCGTGCGCGCCTTCGTGATCGAGATCGAGTCCCCGGGAGGAACCGTCGGGGCTTCGCAGAGCATCTTCGAAGCCATTCGCGCCCTGCGGGACGACGACGACCGGCCCGTCCTCGCCTGGATGGGCGATGTGGGCGCCTCCGGCGGATACTACGCCGCGGTCGGGGCCGACAGCGTGTTCGCGCTGCCCGGCACGATGACCGGGTCCATCGGCGTCATCATGGAATTTCCCAACGCAGAGGAGTTGTTCCGCAAGGTCGGCGTCGACTGGGAAGTCGTGGCGAGCGCGGAGCACAAGGATCTGGGCGGCTACGGGCGCGCCCTCTCTCCCGAGGACCGCGAGATCCTCGAGGAACTCGTGAGCGACGTACACGAGCAGTTCGTCGAGGTCGTGTCCGACAACCGGGACCTGGACCGGGAGACCGTGCGCCGGCTGGCGGACGGCCGGGTGTTCACGGGCCGGCAGGCGAACGAACTCGGACTCGTTGACGGCCTCATGACCCTGCCCGAGACCATCGAACTCGCGGGCCGGATGGCGGGGCTGGGAGCGGATCCGACCGTCGTGCGGCCGCGCGAACCGACCTTGAATCTGTTCGACCTGATCGGCGGACTGAGCCTCGGCGATGCGCGAACGTGGATCGGGTCGCTGGCGCCCCTGCGCCCAAGCGCCCCGAGACTCCTCTTTGAACTGAGATAA
- the carA gene encoding glutamine-hydrolyzing carbamoyl-phosphate synthase small subunit produces MSETQARPGYLLLEDGRRFDGAYAGPETETAGEAVFTTVMTGYHEVLTDPSFAAQIVVMTAPMQGVYGIRDPDVQSRRPWVAGFVVRHLSHEIGSGPADSTLPEYLASHGIPTLVGADTRALTRHIRDAGAMRAVIAHDGVSPERAAERLAAEPEMSGRDLATAVSTPEPYELAPLDGAAERGLVLCLDYGVKTRSLDLFRREGYRVRVVPCDTDAEELLAARPDGVFVSNGPGDPEAVPGAVERIRTLSDAGVPLFGICLGHQLIARAFGGTNYKLPYGHRGGNHPVLNHATGAVEITSQNHGFSVLEKDGRIEGGDDLEITHRNLNDGTVEGLVHRERPVFAVQYHPESAPGPHDSRYLFNRFVETMRSAGSSVPS; encoded by the coding sequence TTGAGCGAGACGCAAGCACGCCCCGGATACCTCCTGCTCGAAGACGGCCGCCGCTTCGACGGCGCCTACGCGGGCCCCGAGACCGAGACCGCCGGCGAAGCCGTCTTCACGACGGTAATGACGGGATATCACGAGGTGCTCACGGATCCCTCCTTCGCCGCGCAGATCGTCGTCATGACCGCGCCCATGCAGGGGGTGTACGGCATCCGCGATCCCGACGTTCAGTCGCGGCGGCCGTGGGTCGCGGGCTTCGTCGTGAGGCACCTGTCGCATGAGATCGGGTCCGGGCCGGCCGATTCCACGCTGCCCGAGTACCTCGCGTCGCACGGGATTCCGACGCTGGTGGGCGCGGACACGCGGGCCCTGACGCGCCATATCCGCGATGCGGGCGCGATGCGGGCCGTCATCGCGCACGACGGGGTGTCGCCGGAGCGGGCCGCCGAGCGCCTGGCCGCCGAGCCGGAGATGTCCGGGCGCGACCTCGCCACCGCCGTCTCGACGCCCGAACCGTACGAACTCGCTCCCCTCGATGGCGCCGCCGAGCGCGGCCTCGTCCTCTGCCTCGACTACGGCGTGAAGACGCGAAGCCTCGACCTCTTCCGCCGGGAGGGATACCGCGTGCGCGTCGTCCCCTGCGACACGGACGCCGAGGAACTGCTGGCCGCCCGCCCGGACGGCGTCTTCGTCTCCAACGGACCCGGCGATCCGGAGGCCGTGCCGGGCGCCGTCGAGCGCATCCGCACGCTGAGCGACGCCGGGGTCCCGCTGTTCGGCATCTGCCTCGGACACCAGCTCATCGCGCGGGCCTTCGGGGGCACGAACTACAAGCTGCCGTACGGGCACCGGGGCGGGAATCACCCCGTGCTCAACCACGCCACGGGCGCCGTCGAGATCACCTCGCAGAACCACGGCTTCTCGGTGCTCGAAAAAGATGGACGGATCGAGGGCGGAGACGATCTCGAGATCACGCACCGAAATCTGAACGACGGCACGGTGGAAGGGTTGGTCCACCGCGAGCGGCCGGTGTTCGCGGTCCAGTACCACCCCGAATCGGCTCCGGGACCCCACGACAGCCGGTATCTGTTCAACCGCTTCGTCGAGACGATGCGAAGTGCCGGAAGCTCCGTCCCGAGTTGA
- a CDS encoding ribonuclease HI: MTTDSGPGRESGTDAPLVHIFADESCLGNQFENRRNPGAAAGLIERFDERGGWYRRDYAHFDPDTTNNRMAIVSGIVGLGALRRACRVVFTSDSQYLVRGMKEWVHGWARRGWRRKGGPIENLDLWRELVRVAARHRVEWRWTRGHADDVKNAYADHLAVTAARKRRGTDGLVPSGFESWLAEAQEKERYIEFLDLPSEAFAEDPRPPD, from the coding sequence TTGACCACCGACTCCGGACCCGGGCGGGAGAGCGGGACCGACGCTCCGCTCGTTCATATCTTCGCCGACGAGTCCTGCCTCGGCAACCAGTTCGAGAATCGCCGGAATCCGGGGGCGGCCGCCGGTCTCATCGAACGGTTCGACGAGCGCGGGGGCTGGTATCGGCGGGACTACGCCCACTTCGATCCGGACACGACGAACAACCGCATGGCGATCGTCTCCGGCATCGTCGGGCTCGGCGCCCTGCGGCGGGCGTGCCGCGTCGTCTTCACGAGCGACAGCCAGTATCTCGTCCGCGGGATGAAGGAGTGGGTACACGGCTGGGCCCGCCGAGGCTGGCGGCGCAAGGGCGGACCGATCGAGAACCTCGACCTGTGGCGGGAACTCGTGCGGGTCGCCGCGCGGCACCGCGTGGAGTGGCGTTGGACCCGGGGACACGCCGACGACGTGAAGAACGCCTACGCGGACCACCTGGCGGTGACGGCGGCGCGGAAGCGGCGCGGCACCGACGGACTCGTCCCGTCCGGGTTCGAGAGCTGGCTCGCGGAGGCGCAGGAGAAGGAGCGGTACATCGAGTTTCTGGACCTGCCGAGCGAAGCGTTCGCCGAGGACCCCCGCCCGCCTGACTAG
- the secG gene encoding preprotein translocase subunit SecG, translated as MFPFLIVLISLIALVLCVMILLQSAKGGGLAASFGGASSSTDSFMGGRQAANALTKASWYGGGSFLFLALVLTVLSSRPDAAPESILRQGLPGQQSLPEAPASLLEVTPDLGEGAAPSDDAAAPGSEEGAAEGDGTEGGEGNPDSGSGNPG; from the coding sequence ATGTTCCCGTTTCTGATCGTATTGATATCGCTGATCGCGCTCGTGCTGTGCGTGATGATCCTCCTCCAGTCCGCGAAGGGCGGGGGGCTCGCCGCCTCCTTCGGCGGGGCCTCGTCCTCCACGGACTCCTTCATGGGAGGACGCCAGGCGGCCAACGCGCTGACGAAGGCGAGCTGGTACGGCGGGGGGAGTTTCCTCTTCCTCGCGCTCGTGCTGACCGTGCTCTCCTCCCGTCCGGACGCGGCGCCGGAATCGATCCTGCGCCAGGGACTTCCCGGCCAGCAGAGCCTCCCCGAAGCGCCGGCTTCGCTCCTGGAGGTGACGCCCGATCTCGGTGAAGGCGCAGCCCCCTCCGATGACGCCGCCGCACCGGGGTCCGAGGAGGGCGCCGCGGAAGGGGATGGAACGGAAGGCGGGGAAGGGAACCCCGACTCGGGGAGCGGGAACCCCGGCTAG